A stretch of the Pseudobacteriovorax antillogorgiicola genome encodes the following:
- a CDS encoding glycosyltransferase family 4 protein encodes MTQNIVWDGYGLGGRYSGIGRHGFYLAQQLKNSGRYPIILGYGPIEHLGLSQVFSNKTLPGKLLYPHQILKSITSLDQKVDVFHGLSNFNVPPSEIGGLRVLTVHDAIPLIAPKEVSWTLREQMKFLMPRAISDADIVICVSQWTLKVLADLFPESSKKLVYIPNGRTKWKGSVSRGTVSKRLIKISRYEPYKGFDRVVSTLSLLDREYEIDWITDKKGACWLSKHGVPQLGGQRLRIHAGIAQTSLDALLSSADVLIHGSKLEGFCLPAAEALANGKPILYCSGSGIDEVVGDGGIGMSPYAHARDWADALEALFCDYSRWQSKTSSAFHKLLSWEAVAKKTCTVYNGESSLNALS; translated from the coding sequence ATGACTCAAAACATTGTATGGGATGGCTATGGACTAGGGGGTCGATACTCAGGTATCGGCCGTCATGGTTTTTACCTAGCTCAACAATTGAAAAATTCGGGGCGATACCCAATCATCCTCGGGTACGGGCCGATCGAGCATTTAGGTTTATCGCAGGTCTTTTCGAATAAGACTCTCCCCGGAAAACTTCTTTATCCTCATCAGATTCTCAAAAGCATCACAAGTCTAGACCAGAAAGTCGATGTATTTCACGGCTTGAGCAATTTCAATGTACCGCCGTCTGAGATTGGTGGCCTCAGAGTTTTGACAGTGCACGATGCGATACCACTTATTGCGCCAAAGGAAGTGTCATGGACTCTAAGAGAACAGATGAAATTTTTGATGCCGCGAGCAATATCAGATGCAGACATCGTGATCTGCGTATCTCAATGGACGCTCAAAGTGCTGGCAGACTTGTTTCCAGAAAGCTCTAAAAAGCTTGTCTATATACCGAATGGTCGAACCAAGTGGAAAGGCAGTGTTTCACGTGGAACAGTGTCGAAAAGGCTCATAAAGATCTCACGGTATGAGCCTTATAAAGGCTTCGACCGTGTGGTCTCAACCCTCTCTCTTTTGGACAGGGAATACGAGATCGATTGGATCACTGATAAGAAGGGGGCATGCTGGCTCAGTAAGCACGGGGTGCCACAGCTTGGCGGACAACGCCTCAGAATTCACGCGGGAATAGCTCAGACTTCCTTAGATGCGTTACTGTCATCCGCTGATGTGCTGATCCATGGTAGCAAGTTAGAGGGCTTTTGCCTTCCAGCAGCCGAAGCCCTTGCCAACGGAAAACCTATTCTGTACTGCAGCGGTAGCGGAATTGATGAGGTCGTTGGAGATGGGGGAATCGGTATGAGTCCCTATGCACACGCAAGAGATTGGGCCGACGCCCTTGAAGCCTTGTTTTGTGATTACAGCCGCTGGCAGAGCAAAACCTCTTCAGCCTTCCATAAGCTTCTATCTTGGGAGGCAGTGGCAAAAAAGACATGCACTGTCTATAATGGTGAGAGTTCATTGAACGCATTGAGTTAG
- the atpC gene encoding ATP synthase F1 subunit epsilon, translating into MATEFGLSIVSPSKSIASEKSTAVTLPGSQGYMTILPDHSAMVAELGIGEMIVTNATTKEKESFFISGGFVEVRGDDVVVLADIVESQKEIQLEAAEEARKEALLALEGKKDQGDIDKSTKALKEAEYRIKVAKSVAS; encoded by the coding sequence ATGGCCACAGAATTTGGATTAAGTATTGTATCCCCGAGCAAGTCTATTGCGTCTGAGAAATCGACAGCAGTGACTTTGCCCGGTTCCCAGGGCTATATGACTATTTTGCCTGATCACTCAGCAATGGTTGCTGAACTCGGTATCGGCGAAATGATCGTCACCAACGCAACGACCAAGGAAAAAGAAAGCTTCTTTATTTCTGGTGGATTTGTAGAAGTGAGAGGTGACGACGTTGTGGTGCTGGCTGATATTGTCGAGTCACAGAAGGAAATTCAGCTGGAAGCTGCTGAGGAAGCCCGCAAGGAAGCGCTACTCGCACTGGAAGGTAAGAAGGACCAAGGTGACATTGATAAGTCTACAAAGGCTTTGAAGGAAGCTGAGTACCGCATTAAAGTCGCAAAGTCTGTTGCAAGTTAA
- the atpD gene encoding F0F1 ATP synthase subunit beta, translated as MQTGHIVQVLGPVVDVEFTDGELPKIYNALTLSNPAISDEADNLVLEVAQHLGQNMVRTIAMDSTEGLTRGASVKDTGDQITVPVGKAALGRILNVTGDPVDEAGPVNADKRYPIHRQAPSFNDLSTQTEILETGIKVVDLIAPYAKGGKIGLFGGAGVGKTVTIMELINNVATQHGGYSVFGGVGERTREGNDLYYEMKDSGVLDKTALVYGQMNEPPGARARVALSALAIAEYFRDEENQDVLLFVDNIFRFTQAGSEVSALLGRIPSAVGYQPTLATEMGELQERITSTKNGSITSVQAVYVPADDYTDPAPATTFAHLDASTVLSRSIAELGLFPAVDPLASNSRILDPAVVGETHYQVARKVQSILQRYKELLDIIAILGMDELSEEDRLTVARARKIQRFMSQPFFVAEQFTGNPGKYVKLEDTIRGFKGICEGEYDDLPEQAFIYVGTIEEAVEKAKTLQ; from the coding sequence ATGCAAACTGGTCACATTGTTCAGGTCCTCGGACCTGTAGTCGACGTTGAATTTACCGACGGCGAGCTACCAAAGATTTATAACGCGCTTACATTAAGCAATCCTGCGATTAGCGATGAAGCGGATAACCTAGTTCTTGAGGTCGCACAACACCTTGGTCAGAACATGGTTCGAACAATTGCTATGGATTCAACCGAAGGCCTAACCCGTGGTGCAAGTGTCAAGGATACTGGCGACCAGATCACGGTTCCTGTTGGTAAGGCTGCTCTAGGCCGAATTCTAAATGTGACTGGCGATCCTGTTGACGAAGCAGGTCCTGTTAACGCTGACAAGCGTTACCCAATTCACCGTCAAGCGCCAAGCTTCAACGACCTTTCTACTCAGACTGAGATTCTAGAAACAGGTATCAAAGTTGTTGATTTGATCGCCCCATATGCCAAAGGTGGTAAGATTGGTCTTTTTGGTGGTGCTGGTGTAGGGAAGACCGTAACAATTATGGAGTTGATCAACAACGTTGCAACTCAGCACGGTGGATACTCTGTATTCGGTGGCGTAGGGGAAAGAACCCGAGAAGGAAATGACCTTTACTATGAGATGAAGGACTCAGGAGTACTGGATAAGACAGCTCTCGTTTATGGTCAGATGAATGAGCCTCCTGGTGCTCGGGCACGAGTGGCACTTTCAGCACTAGCGATTGCTGAATATTTCCGTGACGAAGAGAACCAAGACGTTCTTCTCTTCGTTGACAATATTTTCCGCTTTACCCAGGCTGGCTCAGAAGTATCGGCACTTCTAGGCCGTATCCCTTCAGCTGTTGGTTATCAGCCGACTCTAGCAACTGAAATGGGTGAGCTACAGGAGAGAATTACGTCAACTAAAAACGGATCGATTACGTCGGTTCAAGCGGTCTATGTACCTGCTGATGACTACACGGATCCCGCACCTGCAACAACATTCGCTCACTTGGATGCCTCGACCGTGCTTTCCCGTTCGATTGCAGAGCTTGGCCTCTTCCCAGCGGTCGACCCACTTGCATCAAACTCCAGAATCTTAGACCCTGCGGTTGTTGGTGAGACACATTATCAGGTAGCACGAAAAGTTCAGTCGATTCTTCAACGATATAAAGAGCTTCTCGATATTATCGCCATCCTCGGTATGGACGAACTTTCAGAAGAAGATCGCCTTACAGTTGCTCGAGCGAGAAAGATTCAGAGATTTATGTCTCAGCCATTCTTCGTTGCCGAGCAATTCACTGGAAACCCAGGTAAATATGTGAAGCTAGAAGACACCATTCGCGGGTTCAAAGGAATCTGTGAAGGTGAGTATGATGATCTCCCAGAGCAGGCGTTCATCTATGTTGGAACGATAGAAGAGGCAGTCGAAAAGGCTAAGACTCTCCAGTAG
- the atpG gene encoding ATP synthase F1 subunit gamma, whose protein sequence is MANLKDIKRRIGSVKSTQKITNAMKLVSAAKFARANAAVEASRPYAEAFKGMVSRLIASEGANLNSELLKQKSEKRVLLVLLATDRGLCGGLNTNLFKEAQTFIELKESEGVDVDLFACGRRAISFTKRMRNRTVGTREKVLEKPTIELAREMTAGWLDGFKDSTYESVYVLFPKFNSALDQAPTVEKILPLVMDTQSADQEAGEGDLIVEPSLHEFLDSLLEKKLLGSVYNAFLNGCASEHGARMTAMDSATSNAQEVIKKLTLQYNRARQAAITTELTEIISGAEALN, encoded by the coding sequence ATGGCTAACCTGAAAGATATTAAGCGTCGAATTGGTAGTGTTAAGAGTACTCAGAAGATTACCAATGCCATGAAGCTTGTATCAGCAGCAAAGTTCGCGCGAGCGAATGCTGCTGTCGAGGCCTCTCGTCCCTATGCAGAAGCCTTCAAGGGTATGGTTTCTCGATTGATTGCTTCGGAAGGGGCAAACCTGAATTCAGAGCTTCTAAAACAGAAGTCTGAAAAGAGGGTGCTTTTGGTTCTTCTGGCGACCGATCGTGGTCTTTGTGGTGGTCTGAATACTAACTTATTCAAGGAAGCGCAAACATTTATAGAGCTTAAGGAGAGTGAAGGGGTTGATGTCGATCTCTTCGCCTGCGGTCGTCGTGCCATTTCATTCACCAAGCGGATGCGAAACCGTACGGTGGGAACACGTGAAAAAGTGCTCGAAAAGCCAACGATTGAATTGGCTCGTGAAATGACAGCGGGATGGCTCGATGGATTCAAAGACTCTACTTACGAGTCTGTTTACGTGCTCTTTCCAAAGTTTAACTCCGCGCTGGATCAGGCTCCGACTGTAGAGAAAATACTGCCACTAGTGATGGATACTCAGTCAGCAGATCAAGAAGCTGGAGAGGGCGATTTGATTGTCGAACCTTCGCTCCATGAGTTTCTCGATAGTTTGCTCGAGAAGAAGCTCCTTGGCAGTGTCTACAACGCCTTCTTAAACGGTTGCGCCTCGGAGCACGGAGCCCGTATGACGGCCATGGACTCAGCGACGAGCAATGCTCAAGAAGTAATTAAGAAGTTAACTCTGCAATACAACCGAGCACGACAGGCTGCGATTACCACTGAGCTAACAGAGATCATTAGTGGCGCTGAAGCCCTCAACTAA
- the atpA gene encoding F0F1 ATP synthase subunit alpha yields the protein MEKIRVEEVSKIISEKIKNFDHKVELEETGTVLTVGDGIARIYGLEKAMAGELVEFSSGIKGVVLNLEEDNVGVAVLGSTKGIKEGETVKRTKEINSVPVGQGLVGRIVDALGNPLDGQGPIENAELGKVEVKAPGIIARKSVHEPLQTGLKAIDSMVPIGRGQRELIIGDRQTGKTAIAVDTILNQKGKDVVCVYVAIGQKASTVAQVVDKLKREGAMDYTIVVAATALDPAPMQFLAPYSGCRMAEFFRDSGKHVVIFYDDLSKQAAAYRELSLLLRRPPGREAYPGDVFYLHSRLLERACKLNDELGSGSITAFPIIETQAGDISAYIPTNVISITDGQIFLESDLFHSGIRPAVNAGLSVSRVGGSAQVPAMKKVAGTLRLELAQYRELAAFSQFGSDLDAATQRTLKRGALLTELLKQYQYSPQEVGLQVAVIYAGTKGFLDNYEVGQVKEWEAGFISHVRANHGEMLKKIEGRAKLDAVEEELKQAIKSYDEGFKANG from the coding sequence ATGGAAAAAATCCGTGTAGAAGAAGTCAGTAAGATAATCAGTGAAAAAATCAAGAACTTCGACCACAAGGTCGAGCTTGAAGAAACTGGAACCGTACTTACCGTAGGTGACGGCATTGCACGTATCTATGGTTTGGAAAAGGCAATGGCTGGTGAACTAGTAGAGTTCTCCAGCGGCATCAAAGGGGTTGTTCTCAACCTCGAAGAAGATAATGTCGGTGTTGCGGTTCTCGGTTCAACCAAGGGCATTAAAGAAGGTGAAACTGTAAAGCGAACGAAGGAAATTAACTCTGTACCAGTCGGTCAGGGTCTCGTTGGCCGTATCGTTGACGCTCTTGGTAATCCTCTAGATGGGCAAGGACCTATCGAAAATGCCGAACTTGGAAAAGTCGAAGTGAAGGCACCTGGTATTATTGCTAGAAAGTCAGTCCACGAGCCACTTCAGACTGGTCTAAAGGCGATCGACTCAATGGTTCCAATTGGGCGCGGTCAGCGAGAGCTTATTATTGGTGACCGGCAAACAGGTAAAACAGCAATCGCAGTCGATACTATCCTCAATCAAAAAGGTAAGGATGTTGTCTGCGTTTATGTTGCTATTGGTCAAAAGGCTTCGACTGTTGCACAGGTTGTAGACAAACTAAAGCGTGAAGGCGCCATGGATTACACGATCGTGGTTGCTGCGACCGCTCTTGACCCTGCTCCAATGCAGTTCTTAGCACCATACTCTGGTTGCCGTATGGCAGAGTTCTTCCGTGATAGTGGCAAGCACGTTGTCATTTTTTACGACGATTTGTCTAAGCAGGCGGCTGCTTACCGTGAACTCTCGCTTCTCCTTCGTCGACCACCTGGTCGTGAAGCATACCCAGGTGATGTATTCTATCTCCACAGTCGTCTCTTAGAGCGTGCTTGTAAGCTCAACGATGAGTTAGGATCGGGATCAATCACGGCATTCCCAATCATTGAAACTCAAGCTGGCGATATCTCGGCTTATATCCCGACCAACGTTATTTCTATTACCGACGGCCAGATTTTCCTTGAGTCAGACCTTTTCCACAGTGGTATTCGCCCAGCTGTAAACGCTGGACTTTCAGTGTCCAGGGTTGGTGGTTCAGCACAGGTTCCCGCGATGAAGAAGGTTGCTGGTACTCTTCGCCTTGAATTAGCTCAGTATCGCGAACTTGCGGCATTCTCTCAGTTCGGGTCGGACTTGGATGCTGCGACGCAAAGGACGTTGAAGCGCGGTGCGCTGCTCACAGAGCTCCTGAAGCAATACCAGTACTCGCCACAGGAAGTAGGTTTACAGGTTGCCGTTATCTATGCTGGTACAAAAGGCTTCCTAGACAACTACGAAGTAGGCCAGGTGAAGGAATGGGAAGCTGGCTTCATCAGTCACGTGAGAGCTAATCATGGCGAGATGCTCAAAAAGATCGAAGGTCGCGCTAAGCTCGATGCTGTTGAAGAAGAACTAAAACAAGCGATTAAGTCTTACGACGAAGGATTCAAGGCCAATGGCTAA
- the atpH gene encoding ATP synthase F1 subunit delta, producing the protein MSAERVAKRYAKALFDLCEGDLAKAKIYREAFGAISEIFEHEDIRKVLASPVVNSELKRKVLKDVAEQIEADRLLSLFLDSIAEANRVGVIPEISKSLHKMILKQEGIVEAEVLTVFELDDESLSSVKTSLEDLTKTKVQLFNKVDKSILGGFVVRIENSVLDMSLKTKLDAMTQSAVR; encoded by the coding sequence ATGAGTGCAGAACGAGTCGCCAAGCGCTACGCTAAAGCTCTATTTGATCTCTGCGAAGGTGATCTTGCTAAAGCTAAGATCTATCGGGAGGCTTTTGGAGCTATTTCCGAGATTTTCGAGCATGAAGATATTCGTAAAGTTCTGGCTAGCCCTGTAGTGAATTCTGAATTGAAACGCAAGGTGCTAAAAGACGTAGCTGAGCAGATCGAAGCTGATCGCCTTTTGAGTCTCTTCCTTGACTCCATTGCCGAGGCAAATCGTGTTGGGGTTATTCCAGAAATCTCGAAGTCTCTCCACAAGATGATTCTCAAGCAAGAGGGAATTGTGGAAGCAGAAGTCTTGACAGTTTTCGAACTAGATGACGAGAGTCTTTCTTCAGTGAAAACCTCGCTCGAAGATCTAACGAAGACTAAGGTTCAACTATTCAATAAAGTCGATAAGTCTATTCTAGGTGGGTTTGTGGTCCGCATCGAGAATAGTGTCTTAGATATGAGTCTCAAAACCAAACTAGATGCAATGACACAAAGTGCCGTCAGGTAA
- a CDS encoding ATP synthase F0 subunit B, with protein MENFNWVMGAVIPYANLAIFLFLAVKVFKGPLMGALSGRKDEYVSQLKEANRAKEEAEAKHRDLSEKLAKLNDEVAEIKARAKSQAELEAKKIISDAETLAAHLTNEARRIADAEVAKAKATLRDEILSGVKEKVVSRIKAEMTLDRQKSMFSEQLKNISQAKGEA; from the coding sequence GTGGAAAACTTTAATTGGGTCATGGGTGCTGTAATACCTTATGCCAACTTAGCTATTTTCCTTTTTCTAGCTGTGAAGGTGTTCAAAGGTCCCCTGATGGGCGCACTGTCTGGACGAAAAGACGAGTATGTCTCTCAATTAAAAGAGGCTAATCGGGCTAAAGAAGAGGCGGAAGCTAAGCATCGAGACTTGTCAGAGAAGCTTGCGAAGCTAAATGATGAAGTTGCTGAAATCAAGGCGAGGGCCAAGAGCCAAGCTGAGTTGGAAGCTAAGAAGATTATCTCTGACGCTGAGACACTCGCGGCTCACCTGACCAACGAAGCGCGCCGTATCGCCGACGCCGAAGTTGCGAAGGCTAAAGCTACTCTCCGTGATGAGATTCTGAGCGGTGTTAAAGAAAAAGTTGTTTCTCGGATCAAGGCTGAGATGACATTGGATCGTCAAAAAAGCATGTTTAGCGAGCAGCTAAAAAACATTAGCCAGGCGAAAGGGGAAGCTTAA
- a CDS encoding ATP synthase F0 subunit B produces MSSLNLVPNPTVMTVQAGIFIANFFVIKKLLLEPYLKVYDKRQNLTVGNKSEAESLLQKNETTLKQIKETLQAASDEATSIRSELTAQASVKKGQLISSAEQEAKATIESVRSQITESLAEERRKIPNLVDDLTATIVNQVINA; encoded by the coding sequence ATGTCCTCACTAAATTTGGTTCCTAATCCAACAGTTATGACCGTGCAAGCGGGCATATTCATCGCAAACTTTTTTGTCATAAAAAAGCTTCTGCTTGAGCCCTATCTGAAAGTTTATGACAAGCGTCAGAATCTGACAGTCGGCAATAAGTCTGAGGCGGAGTCTTTGCTGCAAAAGAACGAAACGACTCTTAAGCAAATTAAAGAGACATTGCAAGCAGCGTCAGACGAAGCTACCAGCATTCGGTCCGAGCTTACGGCTCAGGCTTCCGTTAAAAAGGGTCAGCTAATCTCGTCTGCTGAGCAAGAAGCTAAGGCTACCATTGAGTCGGTCCGTAGCCAGATCACCGAATCTTTAGCGGAGGAGCGACGCAAAATTCCAAATCTCGTAGATGATTTGACTGCGACCATCGTTAATCAAGTAATAAATGCATAA